TGGCAAGTGGTCCTCCTCACACGAGGAAAACATTTATTCCATCCTTTTCGTGAtactatttgtatttttgtgagcCAATGACAATTATCTACTTGACAATTATCTACTGTCTACTTGGGGGTTGCAAGAATATGTGGTCATGTGGACAAGGCATGCTCAGGTACCTCCATActtcttgtttttcatttgattgcttAATATTTATGGCCTTTAAGTGCTTTTCATGCAAATACAATATTTACTATAATTTTACCGCTGCGTCTACACAGCGTACTCCGAGGACTAAACCAGGACGCCCTCTGTGCTTTGGCTCCTGAAGTAATCAAATGCGTCGACTACACTaagaaatgtagtcaaatgttGACAACATACAGCAAATAAACAGTGTGTCCCATTTCCATCTCAAGCTACAAGTAAATAATATGATTCGGCAGACGTCAAGATCTGCATTTTACTTGTTGCACATTGCCTCCTAGTGGACTAATCGTAAAACGACTACGACAATGAtgagtcctcggtttacgaacaATATGCACGTAAATCGGAACGCAGCAGTTCACCAACATACGCTAACGCAGtaatgtcataattacagtcaatatttgGATAGAAACACTTATTGAGTTCGTATACGACTGAATTCTCATATTATACAGACTTTAATCTGGAAAGCGTAGTTTTCACATTATTCTGACTAAACTGGAAAATgttctttattcttgtaacattgaaTGTAGAATTTATCTAGAAATGTTctattcttgaaaatatattttttttttcttgattataTACTGTTCTCCAAAATATGCCTACATTCACATCATTCATGCTGGTCtggaaaatgtgactttattcttgtgataatccgactttaatataaaaaattttTAGAAAGTGTACTATTCTTGGAAATATGCATTTTTCCCCCTTATAGTCTTCTCATTCTGCTATTAATCTCAATAATAAGCaactttaacatttaaaatatacaagTTTATTTTGCAGTTAGTAAAAATATACTACTGTTCTCATAATGTGActcaaaatgttaatttttctcTAAAATAGAATTCTCAATTTTTGaatcaaattttaattaaaGAGTGAGAAAGAGAATAAAGAGTGAGTAGTGACAGTTGagtacaaacatttttattttaacgagCACTTTATGCCATGAACTCAtatgggatgggctccagcagctgTGGCTGGTTCTTCTTGGTGCTGACAAAGTGCGCCTTGCGGGGAGGAGCAGGCTGCAGAGAGCGTACGTGACATTAAAACATTACGTTAGAAGCAGGTTAGGTTGCAGAGAAGAACGGCACAAAAGATTGTGGCGCGCTCCTACCTGACGCTTGAGTGCCACCCAGGTGCCGTTCTGCTTGGCTTCCAGCTTCTTGCGGTCGTTCTCTTTGACGCGCTGCAGGAAGCTGTCGCGGCTCTTTGAGTGCTTCACGTGCTCAATGCGCACGTTGATCTTCTTTGGCAGGATCTTGCCCCTGTaggcaaaaaaacccaaacaccCCCAGGccaaacatttgaaaaggggATTTTTGCGTTTTTTCTCGCACCCCACCCAACATCGCTGTTTGTTGTAACCCCGCTAGCGACTCAGCTCCAACAGGACGATCGAGGCTGAGGATGCTGGAGGTCCGAGTGCTTTGCCCCAAATGAATGACCACAGGGGACACCGACTGTCCCGGTGGCAAAGTGAACAAGGGGTTACCTTACCTCTCGCCTCAGGCCAAGTGACTAATCTATCACTTTGTAGGCATTTAAatcttgtgtgtgcgcgtgcgtacTTACTTGACCTGCTTGTTAACAATGACGCCGACAGCATGTTGGGTGACGTTGTACACTCGCCCGGTCTTGCCATGGTAGCATTTGTGTGGCATACCCTTCTGAATGGTACCTGTGCCCTTGGAGAGAATGCGCACACAAGCAGTCAAGATGTTAGTCACCAATTACAATTTAATATACAGATTCAATCTGCCATATTAATGTTAATGAATTCATTaaaagatatatttaaaaaataattaattgaaatgtacagttttagatttgcatttttaatgatGTGGTACATTTACTTAACATTCATAATTTCCaacatttttataatgtaatattttcacTAGTATTAAATTTATCATCACCTGTATTACAGTGAACTCCTGGGGACTGACCGAt
The genomic region above belongs to Phycodurus eques isolate BA_2022a chromosome 21, UOR_Pequ_1.1, whole genome shotgun sequence and contains:
- the rpl21 gene encoding 60S ribosomal protein L21, with amino-acid sequence MTNTRGKRRGTRYMFSRPFRKHGPIPLSTYMRIYKKGDIVDIKGTGTIQKGMPHKCYHGKTGRVYNVTQHAVGVIVNKQVKGKILPKKINVRIEHVKHSKSRDSFLQRVKENDRKKLEAKQNGTWVALKRQPAPPRKAHFVSTKKNQPQLLEPIPYEFMA